The following coding sequences lie in one Cannabis sativa cultivar Pink pepper isolate KNU-18-1 chromosome 5, ASM2916894v1, whole genome shotgun sequence genomic window:
- the LOC115716668 gene encoding chaperone protein dnaJ GFA2, mitochondrial isoform X2 — MASLAQQGHFTALVRSSMASRDFYDILGVNRNANASEIKKAYYGLAKKLHPDTNKEDPEAEKKFQEVQKAYEVLKDEDKRRQYDEIGHAAFEQQEGSGFPNDFRNPFKDIFDDNIFNIFRQNFGGQDVKVSIELSFMEAVQGCSKTVTFQAAMPCESCGGSGVPPGTRPESCKRCRGSGMTFMQTGPFRMQTTCTQCGGTGKTFAKLCKSCSGQRVMSGVKSVKLDIVPGVDDNETIKVFGSGGADPDGNQPGDLYVTIRVREDPVFRREGADIHVDTALSITQAILGGTIQVPTLTGDVVLKVRPGTQPGQKVVLKKKGIKTRNSYSFGDQYVHFNVSIPTNLTQRQRELIEEFAKEEQGEFEKRSAAGASG; from the exons ATGGCAAGTTTGGCTCAACAAGGACATTTCACGGCACTGGTACGGT CTTCCATGGCGTCAAGAGACTTTTATGATATTCTTGGAGTGAATAGGAATGCAAATGCATCTGAAATAAAGAAAGCATATTATGGG CTTGCAAAGAAGCTTCATCCAGATACAAATAAAGAGGATCCTGAGGCTGAAAAGAAGTTTCAAGAAGTTCAAAAGGCTTATGAG GTTTTGAAAGATGAGGATAAGCGTCGACAATATGATGAG ATTGGCCATGCAGCGTTTGAGCAGCAAGAAGGCTCTGGTTTCCCCAATGATTTTAGGAATCCATTCAAAGATATTTTTGATGATAAT ATCTTCAACATTTTCAGACAGAATTTTGGGGGTCAAGATGTTAAG GTTTCCATTGAACTATCTTTCATGGAAGCTGTGCAAGGATGCAGTAAAACTGTGACGTTTCAAGCTGCTATGCCTTGTGAATCTTGTG GTGGGAGTGGTGTGCCACCTGGAACCAGACCGGAATCTTGTAAGCGCTGTAGAGGCTCTGGCATG ACATTCATGCAAACCGGCCCATTTAGGATGCAAACAACTTGTACTCAGTGTGGTGGAACTGGAAAAACGTTTGCG AAACTGTGCAAATCTTGTAGTGGTCAACGAGTGATGAGTGGAGTCAAATCAGTCAAGTTAGATATTGTGCCAG GAGTAGATGACAATGAAACTATTAAGGTCTTTGGTAGTGGTGGGGCAGATCCTGATGGAAATCAACCTGGTGATCTCTATGTTACCATTAGG GTTAGAGAAGATCCTGTTTTCCGGAGGGAAGGCGCTGACATTCATGTTGATACTGCTCTGAGTATTACACAG GCAATTTTGGGGGGAACTATCCAAGTTCCAACTCTTACAGGAGATGTTGTTTTAAAG GTTCGACCTGGCACTCAACCTGGTCAGAAAGTAGTTCTTAAGAAGAAAG GAATCAAGACaaggaattcatattcatttggTGACCAATACGTGCACTTCAATGTCAGCATTCCAAC GAATCTTACTCAAAGACAGCGTGAATTAATTGAAGAATTTGCTAAAGAAGAGCAGGGAGAATTTGAGAAGAGAAGTGCTGCTGGAGCATCTGGATGA
- the LOC115716668 gene encoding chaperone protein dnaJ GFA2, mitochondrial isoform X1 has protein sequence MVRLNGVRLLHCLTRRSNPRNSVYETVFRCGSKTTGANPSRIFRNYTSNVYYKNWFVLGGLNGKFGSTRTFHGTASMASRDFYDILGVNRNANASEIKKAYYGLAKKLHPDTNKEDPEAEKKFQEVQKAYEVLKDEDKRRQYDEIGHAAFEQQEGSGFPNDFRNPFKDIFDDNIFNIFRQNFGGQDVKVSIELSFMEAVQGCSKTVTFQAAMPCESCGGSGVPPGTRPESCKRCRGSGMTFMQTGPFRMQTTCTQCGGTGKTFAKLCKSCSGQRVMSGVKSVKLDIVPGVDDNETIKVFGSGGADPDGNQPGDLYVTIRVREDPVFRREGADIHVDTALSITQAILGGTIQVPTLTGDVVLKVRPGTQPGQKVVLKKKGIKTRNSYSFGDQYVHFNVSIPTNLTQRQRELIEEFAKEEQGEFEKRSAAGASG, from the exons ATGGTTCGATTGAACGGCGTTAGGCTCCTCCACTGCCTCACTCGTCGTTCCAATCCTCGAAACTCC GTGTACGAGACTGTATTCCGATGTGGTTCTAAGACAACGGGAGCAAACCcatctagaatttttagaaatTACACTTCTAATG TTTATTATAAGAACTGGTTCGTATTGGGAGGTTTAAATGGCAAGTTTGGCTCAACAAGGACATTTCACGGCACTG CTTCCATGGCGTCAAGAGACTTTTATGATATTCTTGGAGTGAATAGGAATGCAAATGCATCTGAAATAAAGAAAGCATATTATGGG CTTGCAAAGAAGCTTCATCCAGATACAAATAAAGAGGATCCTGAGGCTGAAAAGAAGTTTCAAGAAGTTCAAAAGGCTTATGAG GTTTTGAAAGATGAGGATAAGCGTCGACAATATGATGAG ATTGGCCATGCAGCGTTTGAGCAGCAAGAAGGCTCTGGTTTCCCCAATGATTTTAGGAATCCATTCAAAGATATTTTTGATGATAAT ATCTTCAACATTTTCAGACAGAATTTTGGGGGTCAAGATGTTAAG GTTTCCATTGAACTATCTTTCATGGAAGCTGTGCAAGGATGCAGTAAAACTGTGACGTTTCAAGCTGCTATGCCTTGTGAATCTTGTG GTGGGAGTGGTGTGCCACCTGGAACCAGACCGGAATCTTGTAAGCGCTGTAGAGGCTCTGGCATG ACATTCATGCAAACCGGCCCATTTAGGATGCAAACAACTTGTACTCAGTGTGGTGGAACTGGAAAAACGTTTGCG AAACTGTGCAAATCTTGTAGTGGTCAACGAGTGATGAGTGGAGTCAAATCAGTCAAGTTAGATATTGTGCCAG GAGTAGATGACAATGAAACTATTAAGGTCTTTGGTAGTGGTGGGGCAGATCCTGATGGAAATCAACCTGGTGATCTCTATGTTACCATTAGG GTTAGAGAAGATCCTGTTTTCCGGAGGGAAGGCGCTGACATTCATGTTGATACTGCTCTGAGTATTACACAG GCAATTTTGGGGGGAACTATCCAAGTTCCAACTCTTACAGGAGATGTTGTTTTAAAG GTTCGACCTGGCACTCAACCTGGTCAGAAAGTAGTTCTTAAGAAGAAAG GAATCAAGACaaggaattcatattcatttggTGACCAATACGTGCACTTCAATGTCAGCATTCCAAC GAATCTTACTCAAAGACAGCGTGAATTAATTGAAGAATTTGCTAAAGAAGAGCAGGGAGAATTTGAGAAGAGAAGTGCTGCTGGAGCATCTGGATGA